Part of the Thermus islandicus DSM 21543 genome is shown below.
CGCTCCCCGTCCCCCAGGGCCTGGACAATGGCGGGCTTGAAGTGGGCCAGGACGGGGCGGGCCTCCTCCGGGACGGCGGGGAGGACCTTCAGCCCCTCCCCCACGCGGTGGAAGGTGAGGGTGGGGTGCCCGTGCAAGGCGTGGAGAAGGTCAAGGCCAGTCATAGCCACTCCCCCTCCTCCTCGAGGGGCTCCGGTCCAAGCCCCCCCGGGTTTTCCGCAAGGCCGTTTGCGGAAAACTTTGGCCCATCCTCAACGCCAAAATCCGTTTTCCGCAAAAGCGCACTATCACGTAAGGGGGTTTGCGGCAAACCCCGGAGGCGGTAGGCCACCGCCCCCCCTTGCCCCCCGAGGGTCAGGCGCTCTACCGCCCCCGCTTGGGCCAGGGCCCGTAGGGCCTCTTCCGTGGTCCTCTCCCCGGCGTTCACCCGCTCGGCCACCAGGCGGATGAGCTCCTTGCGGGACTTGGGCCCATCCTCCAGGAGCTCCAGGACGGCCCGCTTGGCCAGCTCCGTCTTGGAGGGGCGGGCCTCCTCCTCGGGGAGGTCGGTCACGGCGAAGGCCAGGGCGTCCCCCTTCCAGATGCGCTCAACCCCCAGGGGGTCCTCGAGGGGGGCCAGGTTGTTCTTCAGGGTGTCCAGCTTGAGCACGTCCCGCCCCCCAGTGAGCTTGGGGGCCACCCGGGACAGGAGGAAGGCGCTCCGGGCCCCGGCCAGTTTGTAGAAGCTCCCCTGGATGCCGCGCTCCAGGGCGGTGAGGCCCGGCGCAGGCTTCGGGGTGTGGTCCAGGAGGATCACGCTGGGGCCGGCCTTGGCGATCTCCTTCAGGTAGCCCATCACCTCCGCCACGTGGTCCGAACGGCGGGCGTCCACGAAGGGGAAAAGGGCACTCCAGGAGTCCAGGACCAGGAGGGCGGGCCCCTGGCGGGCCATCCCCCGTTGCACCGACCCGAAATGGGCCAGGAAGGATTGAACCTCCGTCCGACGGAAGCCCGCGGGGGCTCTAAGCTTTGCTTATGAAGCGAGCTTGGGAAGTGTACGCCGGGGTCCTGCAAGCGGCTCGTGCTCGGGGTTTGGAAGGCGGGGACGAGGAGGTGGCGAAAACCCTCCTCGCCTGGCCCAAGGAGCGCTTCCGCGCCCTCGCCCGCGAGCTCGGCCTGAAGGAGAAGTACCTGCGCCACGACCTCCTCCCCGTCGCCTTCCTCCCCGAGCCCCTGCAGCGGGCCCTCCAGGAGGGGCTTCCCCTGCGCCAGGCCCACCGGCTCCACCGCCTCCTCAAGCGGGGGAGGCTCTCCCTCGAGGACCTCTTGGGCAAGGACCTCGAGGGCCTCCTCGCGCTCCTCGCCCCTCCGGGACAGGTGGACCCCTCGGCCCCCGTCTGGTTCTTTCCCCCGGAGCCCTGGGAGGAGGCCCTCCCCATGGCGGTGGCCCAGGCCCTGGTCCTGCTCTACACCAAGGAGGGGGAGCTGGTGGTGGACCCCATGGCGGGGCGGGGGACCGTGGTGGAGGCGGCCTGCGCCCTGGGACGCAGGGCCTGGGGTGGGGACATCGCCCCCAGGGGGCCAAGGGTGGAGCGGGCCGACATCCGGGACCTCCCCAAGCGCTTCCGGGGGGAGGCCTCCCTGGTGGTCCTCCACCCCCCCACCTTCCAGACCTGGCTTCAGGAGGAGGGGCACCGGGAGGAGGCGGAGGAGCGCTACGGGGAGTACATCCGCCACATCTCCTCCTTCCTGGACCTCTGCCGCCCCGCCCTGGCCCCTG
Proteins encoded:
- a CDS encoding TRM11 family SAM-dependent methyltransferase, which produces MKRAWEVYAGVLQAARARGLEGGDEEVAKTLLAWPKERFRALARELGLKEKYLRHDLLPVAFLPEPLQRALQEGLPLRQAHRLHRLLKRGRLSLEDLLGKDLEGLLALLAPPGQVDPSAPVWFFPPEPWEEALPMAVAQALVLLYTKEGELVVDPMAGRGTVVEAACALGRRAWGGDIAPRGPRVERADIRDLPKRFRGEASLVVLHPPTFQTWLQEEGHREEAEERYGEYIRHISSFLDLCRPALAPGGKLVLVARPRRVLAPRDLEAGQDFFLAPLERALAEADFRPRRYHLAVSQDGRQDWHLFVGESGEGGGR